Proteins from a single region of Stappia sp. ES.058:
- a CDS encoding DUF1476 domain-containing protein gives MSTFDRREDAFENKYAHDEELRFKAVARRNKLLGLWAAEKLGLDPEKAQDYAKEVVRADFEEPGEEDVFRKIRKDFDDAGVDQSDHQIRRTMDELLHTAAEQIQSGS, from the coding sequence ATGAGCACGTTTGACCGTCGCGAGGACGCGTTTGAAAACAAGTACGCCCACGACGAGGAGCTGCGGTTCAAGGCCGTCGCCCGCCGCAACAAGCTGCTTGGGCTGTGGGCCGCGGAAAAGCTTGGCCTGGATCCTGAAAAGGCACAGGACTACGCCAAGGAAGTCGTGCGTGCCGATTTCGAGGAGCCGGGCGAGGAAGACGTCTTCCGCAAGATCCGCAAGGATTTCGACGATGCCGGGGTCGATCAGTCGGATCACCAAATCCGCCGCACGATGGACGAGTTGCTCCATACCGCTGCCGAGCAGATTCAGTCCGGAAGCTGA
- a CDS encoding LysR substrate-binding domain-containing protein: MDRSPLHSRAGQRPSLGCKWPVLFWRDLSDDLFLVRCDGTGPQEHDHIVRRFSERGLRPKVQRCDVDRCMLLSVIAANYGVALASEATSRIAMSGLAFIPILDESEPITFGAVWSPHNSAKALRGLLDIARKQATI; the protein is encoded by the coding sequence TTGGACAGAAGCCCTCTTCATAGCCGTGCCGGACAGCGACCCTCGCTCGGATGCAAATGGCCTGTCCTGTTCTGGCGCGATCTGAGCGATGACCTTTTCCTGGTCCGTTGTGATGGGACTGGACCGCAGGAACATGACCATATCGTGCGAAGGTTTAGCGAACGGGGACTTCGTCCAAAGGTGCAGCGATGCGATGTGGATCGTTGCATGCTCCTGTCGGTGATCGCGGCCAACTATGGGGTTGCGTTGGCTAGTGAGGCGACCAGCCGCATCGCAATGTCCGGCTTAGCGTTCATCCCCATTCTTGACGAATCGGAGCCGATCACATTCGGAGCCGTATGGTCGCCGCACAATTCCGCCAAGGCGCTTCGCGGGCTCTTGGACATCGCGCGCAAACAAGCCACGATCTAG
- the purS gene encoding phosphoribosylformylglycinamidine synthase subunit PurS, protein MKARVTVTLKSGVLDPQGKAIEGGLAALGFAGVDSVRQGKVFDVELGTADADTARAELADMCEKLLANTVIENYAIEIV, encoded by the coding sequence ATGAAAGCACGCGTGACCGTCACCCTGAAATCCGGCGTTCTCGACCCGCAGGGCAAGGCGATCGAGGGCGGGCTCGCCGCGCTCGGCTTCGCCGGCGTCGACAGCGTGCGTCAGGGCAAGGTGTTCGACGTGGAACTCGGCACCGCGGATGCGGACACCGCCAGGGCGGAGCTTGCCGACATGTGCGAAAAACTCCTCGCCAATACGGTGATCGAGAACTACGCAATCGAGATCGTCTGA
- a CDS encoding IS5 family transposase (programmed frameshift): protein MSDLFLLSPAQMSKIAPFFPRSHGVPRVDDRRVISGIVYVLKHGLQWRDAPPGYGPHKTLYNRFRRWTEMGVFDRIFSNLAAEDGRADTLMIDATHLKAHRTACSLLKGGHPRHIGRTKGGLNTKLHAVCDAEGRPLAMCLTAGQTSDHIGAKILYPALPDGAEALMIADKGYDSDEYRAALQAKKLTACIPPRKGRTAPEIYCKTQYKQRHKVENMFGKLKDWRRIATRYDRRADVFMAAITLAAIVIWWLQ from the exons ATGTCGGATCTATTTCTGCTTTCTCCTGCCCAGATGTCGAAGATCGCACCGTTCTTCCCGCGCTCACACGGCGTGCCGCGTGTTGATGACCGGCGGGTGATTTCCGGCATTGTCTACGTGCTCAAACACGGTTTGCAATGGCGTGATGCGCCGCCTGGATACGGTCCGCACAAGACGCTCTACAACCGGTTCCGGCGCTGGACGGAAATGGGTGTTTTCGACAGGATTTTCAGCAATCTGGCGGCTGAAGACGGCCGGGCTGACACGCTGATGATCGATGCGACGCATCTGAAGGCGCACCGGACGGCTTGCAGCCTCCTAAAAGGGGGGCAC CCCCGTCATATCGGGCGCACGAAAGGCGGCCTGAACACCAAACTGCACGCCGTCTGCGACGCGGAAGGCCGCCCTCTGGCCATGTGTCTGACAGCAGGGCAGACCTCAGACCATATCGGCGCGAAAATCCTCTATCCGGCCCTGCCAGACGGCGCCGAGGCGCTCATGATCGCCGACAAGGGATATGATTCAGATGAATATCGCGCTGCGCTCCAAGCCAAGAAGCTGACCGCGTGTATCCCGCCAAGAAAGGGGCGAACCGCGCCGGAGATCTATTGCAAAACCCAATACAAACAGCGCCATAAGGTCGAGAACATGTTCGGCAAGTTGAAAGACTGGCGGCGCATCGCGACCCGCTACGACCGACGCGCAGACGTCTTCATGGCCGCAATCACGCTTGCAGCCATCGTCATATGGTGGCTGCAATGA
- a CDS encoding DUF2164 domain-containing protein: MSKPLFDKAETEVLVERLRALLADELDMELGGLEADALFALIARDIGSAFYNRGLHDARAAISARMDEVSEVVYALERVSPVDRDR, encoded by the coding sequence ATGAGCAAGCCCCTTTTCGACAAGGCGGAAACAGAGGTTCTCGTGGAGCGGCTGCGCGCATTGCTCGCCGACGAGCTCGACATGGAGCTTGGCGGGCTGGAAGCCGATGCGCTCTTCGCGCTGATTGCGCGCGACATCGGTTCGGCCTTTTACAATCGTGGCCTGCACGATGCCCGCGCGGCGATATCGGCACGAATGGATGAGGTGTCGGAAGTGGTTTATGCGCTCGAACGCGTCTCTCCAGTCGACCGGGACCGCTGA
- the purQ gene encoding phosphoribosylformylglycinamidine synthase subunit PurQ — MKSAVITFPGSNRERDMMYALELTSGVAPISVWHADTALPDVDLVVLPGGFSYGDYLRSGAIAARAPIMDAVRDFAEKGRLVLGVCNGFQMLTEAGLLPGALMRNAGLTFVCREVLLETASTASPFTRGMTAGDVWRCPVAHHDGNYFADPDTVRTLEDADRVAFRYARGTNPNGSINDIAGITNARGNVLGMMPHPENLVDPLQGGIDGRAFFESALSAVAV; from the coding sequence ATGAAATCCGCCGTCATCACCTTCCCCGGCTCGAACCGCGAGCGCGACATGATGTATGCGCTGGAGCTGACGAGCGGCGTCGCGCCGATCTCGGTCTGGCATGCGGACACCGCCCTGCCCGATGTCGATCTCGTCGTGTTGCCGGGCGGCTTTTCCTATGGCGACTACCTGCGCTCCGGTGCGATTGCAGCTCGTGCGCCGATCATGGATGCGGTGCGCGACTTCGCCGAAAAGGGGCGGCTGGTGCTTGGCGTGTGCAACGGCTTCCAGATGCTGACCGAGGCGGGCCTTCTTCCGGGCGCCTTGATGCGCAATGCCGGCCTCACCTTCGTCTGCCGCGAGGTGCTGCTGGAGACCGCATCCACCGCCAGCCCCTTCACCCGTGGGATGACCGCTGGCGACGTGTGGCGGTGCCCGGTCGCGCACCACGACGGCAATTATTTTGCCGACCCCGACACGGTTCGCACGCTTGAAGACGCGGACCGCGTCGCCTTCCGCTACGCGCGCGGCACCAATCCCAATGGCTCAATCAACGACATCGCCGGCATCACCAACGCCCGCGGCAACGTGCTCGGCATGATGCCGCACCCGGAAAATCTCGTGGATCCGCTGCAGGGCGGCATCGACGGGCGCGCCTTCTTCGAAAGCGCCTTGTCGGCTGTGGCGGTCTGA
- the purB gene encoding adenylosuccinate lyase, translated as MIPRYSRPEMVAIWSPETKFRIWFEIEAHACDALAKLGVIPEAAAKTIWEKGGAATFDVARIDEIERETKHDVIAFLTHLAEIVGPDARFVHQGMTSSDVLDTCVSVQLTRAADLLLADLDALLAALKRRAYEHKDTVCIGRSHGIHAEPVTFGLKMAEAYAEFDRCRTRLLAARAEIATCAISGAVGTFANIDPRVEEHVAEAMGLAVEPVSTQVIPRDRHAMFFATLGVIASSIERLATEVRHLQRTEVLEAEEYFSPGQKGSSAMPHKRNPVLTENLTGLARMVRAYAMPAMENVALWHERDISHSSVERMIGPDATVTLDFALARLTNVIDKLMVYPERMLANMNRLGGLVHSQRILLALTQAGVSREDAYRLVQRNAMKVWDSYQTQGSSDVDFLEELLKDTDVRVALPEEEIRARFDLDYHTKSVDTIFARVFGKG; from the coding sequence ATGATCCCGCGCTATTCGCGGCCCGAGATGGTCGCCATCTGGTCGCCCGAGACCAAGTTCCGCATTTGGTTCGAAATCGAGGCACATGCCTGCGACGCCCTCGCCAAACTGGGTGTGATCCCGGAAGCGGCTGCGAAAACCATCTGGGAAAAGGGAGGCGCTGCCACCTTCGATGTCGCGCGCATCGACGAGATCGAGCGCGAGACCAAGCACGACGTCATCGCCTTCCTGACGCATCTGGCCGAAATCGTCGGCCCCGACGCCCGCTTCGTGCACCAGGGCATGACGTCGTCGGACGTGCTCGACACCTGCGTGAGCGTGCAGCTGACCCGCGCCGCCGACCTGCTTCTCGCCGACCTCGATGCGCTGCTCGCCGCGCTGAAGCGCCGCGCCTATGAGCACAAGGACACGGTCTGCATCGGACGCTCGCACGGCATTCACGCCGAGCCGGTCACCTTCGGCCTCAAGATGGCCGAGGCCTACGCCGAATTCGACCGTTGCCGCACCCGCCTGCTGGCCGCGCGCGCCGAAATCGCCACCTGCGCGATCTCCGGGGCGGTCGGCACTTTCGCCAATATCGACCCGCGCGTGGAAGAACATGTCGCCGAGGCCATGGGCCTGGCCGTGGAGCCGGTTTCCACGCAGGTGATCCCGCGCGACCGCCATGCGATGTTCTTTGCAACGCTTGGCGTCATCGCCTCCTCGATCGAGCGGTTGGCAACCGAGGTCCGCCACCTGCAGCGAACCGAGGTTCTGGAAGCGGAGGAATATTTCTCTCCGGGGCAGAAGGGCTCCAGCGCGATGCCGCACAAGCGCAATCCGGTATTGACGGAAAACCTGACGGGTCTCGCCCGCATGGTGCGCGCCTACGCCATGCCGGCGATGGAAAACGTGGCGCTCTGGCACGAGCGCGACATCTCGCACTCTTCTGTCGAGCGCATGATCGGGCCGGACGCCACGGTGACGCTCGATTTCGCGCTGGCGCGTCTCACCAACGTGATCGACAAGCTGATGGTTTATCCCGAGCGCATGCTCGCCAACATGAACCGGCTGGGCGGGCTGGTGCACTCGCAGCGCATCCTGCTCGCCCTCACCCAGGCCGGCGTGTCGCGCGAGGACGCCTATCGCCTCGTCCAGCGCAACGCCATGAAGGTCTGGGACAGCTACCAGACGCAAGGGTCTTCCGACGTCGACTTTCTTGAGGAGCTGCTAAAGGATACCGACGTGCGCGTCGCCCTTCCCGAAGAGGAAATCCGCGCGCGCTTCGATCTCGACTATCACACCAAGTCGGTCGACACGATCTTCGCGCGGGTGTTCGGCAAGGGCTGA
- a CDS encoding LysR family transcriptional regulator, translated as MKINAKHAEQQVLGTRIPLAALIHALAVGEHLNFRHAAVALGVSQSSVSERIRALEETLGVRLFERGHRGARLTEAGRFFLAHVADGIEQLDYAVKAAGMIGGGALGRIRIGVPTTIATGFLAELLHRYRQQWPGIETDLFDGRARDAISQVREGRLDVAFVAAITQVPDCNSRSLWTEALFIAVPDSDPRSDANGLSCSGAI; from the coding sequence TTGAAGATCAATGCTAAACATGCGGAACAGCAGGTTCTCGGCACGCGGATTCCACTTGCGGCGTTGATCCATGCCTTGGCCGTTGGCGAGCACCTGAACTTTCGCCACGCCGCTGTCGCTCTTGGAGTCAGCCAATCCTCAGTCAGCGAGCGTATTCGGGCATTGGAAGAAACGCTGGGCGTGCGGCTATTCGAGCGAGGACATCGAGGGGCGCGGCTCACCGAAGCCGGACGCTTCTTTCTCGCGCATGTCGCCGATGGCATCGAGCAGCTCGACTATGCCGTAAAGGCCGCCGGCATGATCGGTGGCGGAGCGCTCGGGCGTATCCGCATCGGCGTGCCCACGACCATCGCTACTGGCTTTCTGGCGGAGCTGCTGCACCGCTACCGGCAACAGTGGCCGGGCATAGAGACCGATCTGTTCGACGGGCGCGCACGCGATGCGATCTCCCAAGTCCGCGAAGGTCGACTCGACGTGGCCTTTGTGGCGGCGATAACGCAAGTCCCGGACTGTAACTCGCGGTCACTTTGGACAGAAGCCCTCTTCATAGCCGTGCCGGACAGCGACCCTCGCTCGGATGCAAATGGCCTGTCCTGTTCTGGCGCGATCTGA
- a CDS encoding phosphoribosylformylglycinamidine synthase-associated small membrane protein → MDDDSARAIRFLLIKAAVFIALPAALALLAALFLV, encoded by the coding sequence ATGGACGACGACAGTGCGAGAGCCATCCGCTTCCTGTTGATCAAGGCCGCCGTCTTCATCGCGCTTCCGGCCGCACTCGCGCTTCTCGCCGCGCTCTTTCTGGTCTGA
- the rpe gene encoding ribulose-phosphate 3-epimerase: MSLPLVIAPSMLASDFSAFGQEVRDVADAGADWIHLDVMDGHFVPNISFGPDVIAAMRKHTDKIFDTHLMIAPCDAYLEAFAKAGSDIITVHAEAGPHLDRSLQAIRALGKKAGVSLNPATPESVLEYVLDRLDLILVMSVNPGFGGQSFIPAMIDKVARIKAMIGDRPIHLEVDGGVTPQTAPLVAKAGANALVAGSAVFRGDGVDGYRANISAIRTAAAQAAA; the protein is encoded by the coding sequence ATGTCCCTGCCCCTCGTGATCGCCCCGTCCATGCTCGCCTCCGACTTCTCCGCCTTCGGGCAGGAGGTCCGCGACGTGGCCGACGCCGGTGCCGACTGGATCCATCTCGACGTGATGGACGGGCATTTCGTGCCCAACATCAGTTTCGGACCGGACGTTATCGCGGCCATGCGCAAGCACACCGACAAGATCTTCGACACCCATTTGATGATCGCCCCCTGCGACGCCTATCTGGAGGCCTTCGCCAAGGCCGGCTCCGACATCATCACGGTCCACGCGGAAGCCGGCCCGCATCTCGACCGCTCGCTCCAGGCGATCCGCGCGCTCGGCAAGAAGGCCGGCGTCTCGCTCAACCCGGCAACGCCGGAAAGCGTGCTGGAATATGTCCTCGACCGGCTCGATCTGATCCTCGTGATGAGCGTCAATCCGGGCTTCGGCGGGCAGTCCTTCATTCCCGCGATGATCGACAAGGTCGCGCGCATCAAGGCGATGATCGGTGATCGTCCGATCCACCTGGAAGTCGACGGCGGCGTGACACCGCAAACCGCTCCGCTGGTCGCAAAGGCCGGCGCCAATGCGCTCGTCGCAGGATCGGCGGTGTTCAGGGGAGACGGCGTGGACGGCTACCGCGCCAACATTTCCGCAATCCGCACCGCCGCAGCGCAAGCCGCGGCCTGA
- a CDS encoding alpha/beta hydrolase — protein MKISEADILLIPGYGDTPAGHWMRRWAEKMPSARIVDLGNAHRPLRKTWVEAVSSAVEAADRPVVIVAHSLGANTVVHAAHGLPKEKVRAGFLVAPTDLSRDAPKPAFEVSDFLPLPKGPLPFPARIVASRSDPHCAFDTAKDWAHGWGAHFQDAGDAGHINLESGHGPWPEGLMSFAYLMKTL, from the coding sequence ATGAAGATATCCGAAGCAGACATTCTTCTCATCCCCGGATACGGCGACACCCCGGCCGGACACTGGATGCGCCGCTGGGCGGAGAAGATGCCGTCGGCGCGAATCGTCGATCTGGGCAACGCGCATCGTCCGTTGCGCAAGACCTGGGTCGAGGCCGTCTCCTCGGCGGTCGAGGCCGCAGATCGTCCGGTCGTTATCGTCGCTCACTCGCTTGGAGCCAACACCGTGGTCCATGCCGCGCATGGCCTGCCGAAGGAGAAGGTGCGCGCCGGCTTCCTCGTCGCGCCGACCGACCTGTCGCGCGACGCGCCGAAGCCCGCCTTCGAAGTCTCGGACTTCCTGCCGTTGCCCAAGGGACCGCTGCCGTTTCCCGCAAGAATCGTGGCAAGCCGCAGCGATCCGCATTGCGCCTTCGACACGGCAAAGGACTGGGCGCATGGCTGGGGCGCGCACTTCCAGGACGCGGGCGACGCGGGCCACATCAATCTTGAAAGCGGTCACGGCCCCTGGCCGGAAGGACTGATGTCCTTCGCCTATCTGATGAAGACGCTTTAG
- a CDS encoding conjugal transfer protein TraD: protein MRTWQVERRKRTRRLIELGGLVVKAGIADLTGDDRAMIYGAMIWMAEKLKTEEGERARGVWKELGKMAFEED, encoded by the coding sequence ATGCGCACATGGCAGGTCGAACGCCGCAAACGCACACGGCGTCTGATTGAACTCGGCGGCCTCGTCGTCAAGGCGGGCATCGCGGACCTGACCGGCGATGACCGCGCCATGATCTACGGTGCGATGATCTGGATGGCCGAAAAGCTCAAAACCGAGGAAGGCGAACGGGCGCGTGGCGTATGGAAGGAACTCGGGAAGATGGCATTCGAAGAGGACTGA
- a CDS encoding TetR/AcrR family transcriptional regulator — protein MAAPFSDQDKAAIHTNLLEAGLEHFTRHGIGRARVEDICRDAGISKGSFYAFFLSKEDLFMAIGDDGRKEHMKALFEMLEDASGIAKARVGAADVPAQYHPKLPAAMS, from the coding sequence ATGGCTGCACCGTTTTCCGACCAGGACAAAGCGGCGATCCACACAAACCTGCTCGAAGCAGGGCTGGAGCACTTCACCCGCCACGGGATCGGTCGGGCGCGGGTTGAGGATATCTGCCGCGATGCAGGTATTTCCAAGGGTTCGTTCTACGCCTTCTTTCTTTCCAAGGAAGATCTGTTCATGGCGATAGGCGACGACGGGCGGAAAGAGCACATGAAGGCTCTCTTCGAGATGCTGGAGGATGCCTCGGGCATCGCAAAAGCGCGGGTCGGGGCGGCCGACGTCCCCGCCCAATACCATCCGAAGTTGCCCGCCGCCATGTCATGA
- a CDS encoding AAA family ATPase, producing MPADPVRPVLTIFAGPNGSGKTTLRNQFVKDGYDLGDYVNADDILARSPYLVPDLASRQDREAWAFNEAERQRQAFLDGGEAFSFETVFSHKSKLDFMRKARDAGYFIRLLFVATDSPDLNVARVSKRVRDGGHDVDTRKVLARYKRTLTLLPLAMEQADHAVLFDNSGTSMRAVVALKRSADSPTGIHIQTPIPVWVDDAMSEYRSRQKKT from the coding sequence ATGCCGGCTGACCCTGTCCGGCCGGTCCTGACGATTTTTGCCGGCCCCAACGGATCAGGCAAAACCACGCTTCGCAACCAGTTCGTCAAGGATGGCTACGATCTTGGCGACTACGTGAATGCGGACGATATCCTGGCCCGTTCGCCCTATCTCGTGCCGGATCTCGCAAGCCGGCAGGATCGGGAGGCATGGGCGTTCAACGAGGCGGAACGCCAACGTCAGGCGTTTCTTGACGGCGGTGAAGCCTTTTCGTTCGAAACGGTGTTTTCCCACAAAAGCAAACTCGACTTCATGCGAAAGGCACGAGACGCGGGCTACTTCATTCGCCTGCTTTTCGTTGCGACCGACAGTCCGGACCTGAACGTGGCACGTGTTTCAAAGCGGGTCAGGGACGGAGGGCATGATGTCGATACGCGAAAGGTGCTGGCGCGATACAAGCGGACCTTGACGCTGTTGCCGCTGGCGATGGAACAGGCCGATCATGCGGTTCTTTTTGACAATTCCGGCACTTCGATGCGAGCGGTCGTGGCGCTGAAGCGCTCCGCCGACAGCCCGACAGGCATCCACATCCAGACCCCCATTCCCGTATGGGTCGACGACGCAATGAGCGAATACAGGTCCAGGCAGAAAAAGACATGA
- a CDS encoding serine hydrolase — MFRRLAYIIAGLAVVVLAALGYLLATGERGLSGRADRIRSPFEPRTVETYRADTAEAERLGWSPGALDRVLDYVSRLSADTFIIMTDGEVVASLGDLDQPHSIHSARKAMLSAVVGQHVGGGPNEVPLDATLEELGIDDSPGSLTPLQRRATVLDLLHSKSGINHPAAAEGGLTAEKDERLGNTENEPGTIWAYNNWDYNALTTIFEQSTGLSVAQAFETGIAEPTGMEDYTLGSVSYSEAPDRSQHKAAMFKMSGRDLGRFGQLYLDQGVVDDAAVLPGSWINRITTDFAETGIGGLRAGHGFLWWLPDSEAGLPEGSYFAWGLGQQSVFVIPAWNTVIVHQSDTTEFLKRWFDLQRQGVDGDTALEQILEGCLEKEALKTEFCREHRFTGRREFNRLISAVAAARQQNGS, encoded by the coding sequence ATGTTTCGACGCCTAGCTTACATCATCGCTGGTCTGGCCGTCGTCGTGCTGGCGGCGCTCGGCTATCTGCTCGCCACCGGGGAACGCGGCCTCTCGGGCCGCGCCGACCGGATCCGCTCGCCGTTCGAGCCGAGAACCGTGGAGACCTATCGGGCGGATACCGCCGAGGCGGAGCGCCTTGGCTGGTCGCCCGGGGCACTTGACAGGGTGCTCGACTACGTGTCGCGACTGAGTGCCGACACCTTCATCATCATGACGGATGGCGAAGTCGTCGCCTCTTTGGGCGATCTCGACCAGCCCCATTCGATACATTCCGCGCGAAAGGCGATGCTCAGCGCCGTCGTCGGCCAGCATGTCGGCGGGGGGCCGAACGAGGTCCCGCTCGACGCCACGCTCGAGGAACTCGGCATCGACGATTCTCCGGGATCCCTTACGCCGCTTCAGCGCCGAGCGACCGTCCTGGACCTGCTCCACAGCAAGTCGGGAATCAATCACCCCGCGGCTGCGGAAGGCGGTCTGACCGCAGAAAAGGACGAGCGTCTCGGGAACACGGAGAACGAGCCCGGCACGATATGGGCCTACAACAACTGGGACTACAACGCCCTGACGACGATCTTCGAGCAGAGCACTGGTCTGTCGGTTGCCCAAGCCTTTGAGACCGGCATCGCCGAACCGACCGGCATGGAGGACTACACCCTCGGCTCCGTTTCCTATTCGGAAGCTCCCGACCGTTCGCAGCACAAGGCCGCGATGTTCAAAATGTCGGGCCGCGATCTCGGCCGGTTCGGCCAGCTCTATCTGGATCAGGGCGTTGTCGACGATGCGGCGGTCCTGCCCGGATCCTGGATCAACCGCATCACCACCGACTTTGCGGAGACGGGCATCGGTGGCCTCAGGGCCGGGCACGGGTTCCTGTGGTGGCTCCCCGATTCCGAGGCGGGCTTGCCCGAAGGCAGCTACTTTGCCTGGGGGCTGGGACAGCAGTCGGTTTTCGTCATTCCCGCTTGGAACACCGTGATTGTGCACCAGTCGGATACGACGGAGTTCCTTAAACGGTGGTTTGATTTGCAACGGCAGGGCGTCGACGGCGACACGGCGTTGGAACAGATCCTCGAGGGCTGTTTGGAGAAAGAGGCGCTGAAAACCGAATTCTGCCGCGAACACCGCTTCACCGGTCGTCGGGAATTCAATCGGCTCATTTCAGCTGTTGCGGCGGCTCGCCAGCAGAACGGGTCATGA
- the purC gene encoding phosphoribosylaminoimidazolesuccinocarboxamide synthase yields MDFLSRTRYVPMNRRRRIYEGKGKILYEGPEPGTLIQHFKDDATAFNNKKHEIVDGKGVLNNRISEFIFNHLNDIGIPTHFLRRMNMREQLIREVEMIPLEVVVRNVAAGSLSKRLGLDEGTPLPRSIIEFYYKNDALDDPMVSEEHITAFGWCAPQEMDDIMALAIRVNDFLSGLFLGAGIRLVDFKIECGRLWEGDMMRIVVADEISPDSCRLWDVQSNEKMDKDRFRRDLGGMLEAYQEVARRLGIINDTERPIGGGPVLVK; encoded by the coding sequence ATGGATTTTCTCTCACGAACACGGTACGTGCCTATGAACCGCCGCCGGCGCATTTATGAGGGCAAGGGCAAGATCCTCTATGAGGGTCCCGAGCCAGGAACGCTCATCCAGCACTTCAAGGATGACGCAACCGCCTTCAACAACAAGAAGCACGAAATTGTCGATGGCAAGGGTGTCCTGAACAACAGGATTTCCGAATTCATCTTCAATCATCTCAACGATATCGGTATCCCGACGCATTTCCTGCGCAGGATGAACATGCGCGAGCAGCTCATCCGCGAGGTCGAGATGATCCCGCTGGAGGTCGTCGTGCGCAACGTCGCTGCGGGCTCGCTGTCGAAGCGCCTCGGCCTCGACGAGGGCACGCCACTTCCGCGCTCGATCATCGAGTTCTACTACAAGAACGACGCGCTCGACGATCCGATGGTCTCCGAGGAGCACATCACCGCCTTCGGCTGGTGCGCGCCCCAGGAGATGGACGACATCATGGCGCTCGCGATCCGGGTCAACGACTTCCTGTCCGGCCTGTTCCTCGGCGCCGGCATTCGACTGGTCGATTTCAAGATCGAGTGCGGGCGTCTGTGGGAAGGCGACATGATGCGCATCGTCGTCGCCGACGAGATCTCCCCCGACAGCTGCCGTCTGTGGGACGTCCAGTCGAACGAGAAGATGGACAAGGACCGTTTCCGCCGCGATCTCGGCGGAATGCTGGAAGCCTATCAGGAAGTCGCGCGCCGGCTCGGCATCATCAACGACACAGAGCGCCCTATCGGCGGCGGTCCGGTGCTGGTGAAGTAG
- a CDS encoding HpcH/HpaI aldolase/citrate lyase family protein, with protein sequence MTDTSVSLASRLRADETVVTAWSTLAFPMLAELLGRAGYRAVTLDMQHGAHDIASVRDGIAAARLGDAHAVVRPPVDDFATVSRLFDLGAEAVIMPMVNTPEDALALVAAAKYPPLGARSWGPHRAAMLQGVTPADYLERANRETIALAMIETPAALEALDEILAVDGLDGVFVGPGDMSLTLSDGAELNPSSERVQTIAADVAAKAKAAGKLAGIFTNSVEDAKRGKEMGFRFIALGIDMGLFADAASSMAGKLR encoded by the coding sequence ATGACTGACACGTCCGTTTCCCTTGCCTCGCGCCTGCGCGCCGACGAAACGGTCGTGACAGCCTGGTCGACGCTTGCGTTTCCGATGCTGGCGGAACTGCTTGGTCGCGCCGGCTACAGGGCCGTGACGCTGGACATGCAGCACGGGGCACATGACATCGCCTCGGTACGCGACGGGATTGCGGCCGCGCGTCTTGGCGATGCCCATGCCGTCGTGCGACCTCCGGTCGACGACTTCGCCACGGTGAGCCGTTTGTTCGATCTCGGCGCGGAAGCGGTGATCATGCCCATGGTCAACACCCCGGAAGATGCTTTGGCACTCGTCGCCGCGGCGAAGTATCCGCCGCTCGGCGCACGCAGCTGGGGGCCGCACCGGGCCGCGATGCTGCAGGGTGTGACGCCGGCGGACTATCTGGAGCGCGCCAATCGCGAGACCATTGCCTTGGCGATGATCGAAACACCGGCAGCACTCGAGGCACTCGACGAGATCCTTGCGGTCGACGGTCTCGACGGCGTGTTCGTCGGCCCGGGGGACATGTCGCTGACCCTGTCGGACGGCGCCGAGCTCAATCCGTCCAGCGAGCGGGTTCAGACGATTGCCGCCGATGTCGCCGCAAAGGCGAAGGCCGCCGGCAAGCTCGCCGGCATCTTCACCAACTCCGTGGAAGACGCAAAGCGGGGCAAGGAGATGGGCTTCCGCTTCATCGCGCTCGGCATCGACATGGGGCTGTTCGCGGATGCCGCGTCGTCCATGGCCGGCAAGCTGCGTTAG